A genomic region of Trichothermofontia sichuanensis B231 contains the following coding sequences:
- a CDS encoding STAS domain-containing protein — MLYRQTRIEDRCFKVVVCSHEERPIPEPLTLTVSLRGTREVKEGYQLFRLTGLLDAFSEPAFRKVFNKCLEEGPIHLILDLSQIDFVDSSGLGALVQLFKKAQSLNGSLQIVANPRVTQTMKLVRLDKYLTLQPSIEAAIAGVSQS; from the coding sequence ATACTGTACCGTCAAACTCGAATTGAGGATCGTTGTTTCAAGGTTGTCGTTTGTAGTCACGAGGAGCGTCCTATTCCTGAGCCACTCACCCTAACTGTCAGTCTGAGAGGCACCCGCGAGGTAAAGGAGGGTTACCAACTGTTCCGCCTGACCGGGTTATTAGACGCCTTTTCTGAACCAGCCTTTCGCAAGGTCTTTAACAAATGTCTGGAAGAGGGGCCGATCCACTTGATCCTTGATCTTTCCCAGATTGACTTTGTGGATAGTTCCGGCTTAGGCGCTCTAGTGCAATTATTCAAAAAGGCCCAAAGCCTCAATGGTAGCCTGCAAATTGTTGCCAATCCGCGTGTTACCCAGACGATGAAGTTGGTCCGCTTGGATAAATACCTCACGCTGCAACCCTCGATCGAGGCGGCGATCGCGGGCGTCAGTCAATCTTAA
- a CDS encoding cation diffusion facilitator family transporter translates to MSIDNRPTVRRVLIITLLLNILVMIIKVVVGQMTGSLSLMADALHSVTDSANNVLGLVASQFSSPHPDREHPYGHLKFEAVGALGIAAFLGIACFEILKGVVDRLLTGGKPVQIGATELWILLIVLGINIFVAFYERREGQRVGSPILIADAHHTMSDIWVTIAVLAGLIGVWLGYPWLDIVLAFPVACLVFWSGWEVLRTNLPWLVDEAAIAPEAIHDLVMQVPGVINCHDIASRGVVGRQVFVEMHLVVAADDVERAHQITEDVEVEIRNRFAPVRVLIHVEPPTYESDQISYGPPAPSPGEDLKTQN, encoded by the coding sequence ATGTCGATCGACAATCGCCCGACCGTTCGTCGAGTTCTGATCATCACCCTGCTGCTGAATATTCTGGTCATGATCATCAAAGTCGTAGTGGGGCAGATGACTGGCTCCCTGAGTCTGATGGCTGATGCCCTGCACAGCGTGACCGATAGCGCCAATAATGTGCTGGGGTTGGTAGCCAGTCAATTCTCGTCACCCCACCCCGATCGCGAACATCCCTATGGCCATTTAAAATTTGAAGCCGTGGGTGCCCTGGGGATTGCCGCATTTTTGGGGATCGCCTGCTTTGAAATTCTCAAAGGGGTGGTCGATCGCCTCCTGACGGGCGGTAAACCGGTGCAGATTGGGGCGACTGAACTCTGGATCCTACTGATTGTGTTAGGGATCAATATCTTCGTCGCCTTTTATGAACGACGGGAAGGTCAACGGGTGGGTAGCCCGATCCTGATTGCCGATGCCCATCACACCATGAGCGATATCTGGGTGACGATCGCCGTGCTCGCGGGCCTGATTGGGGTTTGGCTGGGGTATCCCTGGCTGGATATTGTCCTCGCCTTCCCCGTCGCCTGTCTTGTATTCTGGAGTGGTTGGGAAGTCCTACGCACCAATTTGCCGTGGCTGGTGGATGAAGCGGCGATCGCCCCTGAAGCCATTCATGACCTGGTTATGCAAGTACCAGGGGTGATTAATTGTCACGACATTGCCTCACGGGGGGTTGTGGGTCGCCAGGTATTTGTGGAAATGCATCTAGTAGTCGCGGCTGATGATGTGGAGCGGGCGCACCAAATTACTGAAGATGTGGAAGTTGAGATCCGCAATCGCTTTGCTCCCGTGCGGGTTCTGATACATGTCGAGCCACCCACCTATGAGTCTGATCAGATTAGCTACGGTCCCCCCGCTCCCTCCCCAGGGGAAGACCTCAAAACCCAGAATTAA
- a CDS encoding Mini-ribonuclease 3 yields the protein MTPTEDNDREGPHSANPIAVMPVCLGSLGIILGQGDNLVPTVARAQAQQLSPTALAYLGDAVYELFIRHYYLLPPKRIQDYHQAVVAQVRAEAQAQHLQQLEAHLTDMEKTIVRRGRNATGRRSRSVDPEIYQQATSLEALIGYLYLTSPQRLSHLLSLLALELPHVN from the coding sequence GTGACACCGACGGAGGACAACGATCGGGAAGGCCCTCACTCAGCTAATCCGATAGCTGTCATGCCTGTCTGTTTGGGTTCATTGGGAATCATCCTGGGGCAAGGTGATAATCTTGTCCCAACGGTGGCTCGAGCGCAGGCTCAACAACTCTCGCCTACCGCCCTCGCCTATTTAGGGGATGCGGTCTATGAACTGTTTATTCGTCATTACTACTTACTCCCGCCTAAGCGAATTCAGGATTATCACCAGGCGGTGGTGGCACAGGTGCGGGCTGAAGCCCAGGCCCAGCATCTCCAGCAGTTGGAGGCCCATCTGACGGATATGGAAAAAACGATCGTGAGACGGGGACGCAATGCTACGGGTAGGCGATCGCGGTCGGTTGATCCGGAAATTTATCAACAGGCAACGAGCTTAGAAGCGTTGATCGGTTACCTTTATCTCACCAGCCCCCAGCGACTCAGCCACCTGCTCTCGCTTTTAGCGTTAGAACTCCCCCATGTCAATTAA
- the rlmB gene encoding 23S rRNA (guanosine(2251)-2'-O)-methyltransferase RlmB: MATPKRTPRHSSKAGRPNRPGRPRSDAGTPRPRRRTGDARSDAFGHRPLPPKRRSGSGTGEGQATTPHKHWPPKLKGDRPPLERPVIRHQVAQGSPVHPDLPPPAEREQLATLEPTVTPTPPHLDEPEPDLIYGRHTVLAALEGRRTLNRVWITPRLRYDPRFHSLLQQAKAEGTIVDEVEPQRLHYLTAGANHQGVAAQVAPYAYLDLETLLQRAKTASEQPVLVAVDSLTDPQNLGAIIRTAEALGAQGLVLPQRRSVGITAAVVKVAAGALETFPVARVVNLGRALETLKTAGFWIYGTATTASRALPTVSLTGPIVLVVGSEANGLSLQTQRYCDELVAIPLQGKTPSLNAAIAAAMTLYEAYRQRWANIHPLYQLTSTRLEKTVISGKET; this comes from the coding sequence ATGGCGACCCCTAAACGTACTCCTCGGCACTCCTCTAAAGCTGGGCGTCCTAACCGACCTGGTCGGCCCCGCTCAGACGCTGGTACCCCTCGTCCCCGCCGACGGACGGGGGATGCTCGTAGTGATGCCTTTGGCCATCGACCTTTGCCGCCCAAGCGGCGATCGGGCAGCGGAACAGGGGAGGGACAGGCGACAACACCCCATAAGCATTGGCCCCCAAAACTCAAGGGCGATCGCCCGCCGCTTGAGCGTCCTGTTATCCGGCATCAAGTTGCTCAAGGCTCACCTGTGCATCCCGATCTCCCCCCACCGGCTGAGCGAGAGCAGTTGGCAACCCTAGAGCCTACTGTTACCCCAACCCCACCGCACTTGGATGAACCGGAACCGGATCTCATTTATGGACGCCATACGGTTTTGGCGGCGTTGGAAGGACGACGAACGCTTAATCGGGTCTGGATTACGCCCCGTTTGCGCTATGATCCCCGCTTCCACAGCTTGCTGCAACAGGCCAAGGCAGAGGGCACGATCGTGGATGAAGTTGAGCCACAGCGGTTGCATTACTTGACCGCGGGGGCCAATCATCAAGGGGTGGCTGCCCAGGTTGCCCCCTATGCCTATCTCGATTTAGAGACGCTGCTGCAACGGGCCAAAACGGCTTCGGAACAACCGGTCCTCGTTGCGGTGGATAGCCTGACCGATCCCCAAAATTTAGGGGCGATTATCCGCACAGCAGAAGCCCTCGGTGCCCAGGGGCTGGTGTTGCCCCAGCGGCGATCAGTGGGGATTACTGCCGCTGTCGTGAAGGTGGCTGCGGGTGCCTTGGAAACCTTTCCGGTGGCACGGGTGGTGAATCTGGGCCGTGCCCTAGAAACCCTTAAAACGGCTGGTTTTTGGATTTATGGGACGGCTACCACCGCTAGTCGCGCTCTGCCTACGGTATCGCTCACAGGACCTATCGTCCTGGTGGTTGGCTCGGAGGCTAATGGGTTGAGTTTACAGACGCAGCGCTACTGTGACGAATTAGTGGCGATCCCCCTCCAGGGGAAAACGCCAAGCCTGAATGCCGCGATCGCTGCCGCCATGACCCTTTATGAAGCCTATCGCCAGCGCTGGGCTAACATCCACCCCTTGTACCAGCTTACATCGACTCGCCTTGAAAAAACGGTAATATCTGGAAAAGAAACGTAA
- a CDS encoding DUF4168 domain-containing protein encodes MLRDILRKLLAILGTMLLGFVGTATFALAQPSPAIQTPEVMDTSGSMNTRLPTGIDSNDISAEKVNQFIQAYLQVVALIDQRQADLQGADSELESLRIQQEIEAQAQAMIQAAGLTLSEYLQMLNLAHLDPEFGERVVVQIQEQANR; translated from the coding sequence ATGCTGCGAGATATACTGAGAAAACTCTTAGCCATTTTGGGCACCATGCTGCTGGGATTCGTGGGAACGGCGACCTTCGCCCTAGCCCAACCCTCACCAGCAATCCAAACACCAGAGGTCATGGATACCAGCGGGAGCATGAACACCCGCCTACCGACCGGGATCGACAGCAACGATATTTCAGCCGAAAAGGTGAACCAGTTCATTCAGGCGTACCTGCAAGTGGTAGCACTGATTGATCAACGACAGGCCGATCTCCAGGGCGCAGACAGTGAACTAGAGTCTCTACGGATCCAGCAGGAAATTGAAGCCCAAGCCCAGGCAATGATTCAAGCAGCAGGTTTAACGCTATCGGAATATCTTCAAATGTTGAACCTAGCCCACCTGGACCCAGAGTTTGGGGAACGGGTGGTGGTCCAAATTCAGGAGCAGGCAAATCGATGA
- a CDS encoding alpha/beta fold hydrolase codes for MTPSLPRRSANLLVVEERGEGLPILCLHGHPGSAASMGVFTDHLCQRFRTIAPDLQGYGRSQTHQPFAMTDHLSDLESLLTQQAEPCLVLGWSLGGILALELALRVPDRVRGLILIATAARPRSSHPAITQADQIYTALASLLNLLRPGWRWNIETLGKRSLYRYLLQRHTPQAYHYLAQVGTPAYLRTSRFATQALKAALRQGYDRQPDLPQITCPCLVMAASHDRHITAASSQATAQALPQATWHLYDHTAHLFPWEIPDQVLADLDRWLVQWEFDQPQPTR; via the coding sequence ATGACACCGTCTCTGCCCAGACGCAGTGCAAACCTATTGGTGGTAGAGGAGCGGGGAGAAGGCTTACCCATTTTGTGTCTACATGGGCACCCTGGGTCTGCGGCCAGTATGGGAGTCTTTACCGACCACCTGTGCCAGCGCTTTCGCACGATCGCGCCCGATCTCCAGGGCTATGGCCGCAGCCAAACCCACCAACCGTTCGCCATGACCGATCACCTGAGTGATCTCGAAAGTTTACTCACGCAGCAGGCGGAACCCTGTTTAGTGTTGGGCTGGTCCCTGGGCGGGATTCTGGCCCTAGAGTTGGCCCTGCGCGTGCCCGATCGTGTGCGGGGGCTAATCCTCATTGCCACCGCCGCCCGTCCCCGGAGTAGCCACCCAGCCATCACTCAGGCCGATCAGATCTATACGGCGCTCGCCTCGCTCCTGAATCTTCTTAGACCGGGCTGGCGCTGGAATATTGAGACCTTGGGCAAACGCTCGCTTTACCGATATCTCTTGCAGCGTCATACGCCCCAAGCCTACCATTACCTGGCACAGGTGGGGACACCCGCCTATCTACGGACCTCCCGTTTCGCTACCCAGGCCCTGAAGGCAGCCCTGCGCCAGGGGTACGATCGTCAACCGGATCTCCCCCAGATCACCTGCCCCTGTCTAGTTATGGCCGCTAGCCACGATCGGCATATCACTGCTGCCTCCAGTCAGGCCACCGCCCAAGCCCTGCCCCAGGCAACCTGGCATCTTTATGACCACACCGCCCATCTGTTCCCCTGGGAGATCCCCGACCAAGTCTTGGCCGATCTCGATCGCTGGTTAGTGCAATGGGAGTTTGACCAGCCTCAACCCACACGCTAG
- a CDS encoding DUF1816 domain-containing protein: protein MSNLWVNFLQVLGLAWWIEITTEFPHCTYYFGPFASEQEARAEKRGYIEDLEQEGAQGIIVTIKRCKPDNLTVYEEENEVNRRDSSRLLSA, encoded by the coding sequence ATGAGCAATCTTTGGGTTAACTTCCTGCAGGTCTTGGGCCTGGCTTGGTGGATTGAGATCACAACGGAATTCCCTCACTGCACCTACTATTTTGGTCCCTTTGCCAGTGAGCAGGAAGCCCGTGCTGAGAAGCGAGGCTATATCGAGGATCTGGAACAGGAGGGTGCTCAGGGTATCATCGTGACTATTAAGCGCTGCAAACCGGATAATCTCACGGTTTATGAGGAGGAGAACGAGGTCAATCGCCGTGATTCCTCCCGTCTCTTGAGTGCCTAG
- a CDS encoding RpnC/YadD family protein has translation MYDNVCKFLVETYSQDFAQWLLGEAIGLTQLSPSALSVEAVRADALILLSAEELVLHLEFQTQPNPNIPYRMAEYRLRGYRHFPDKPMRQVVIYLKSTRSHLVQPTTFEIPGLRSEFEVIRLWECSPDDLCQFAGLLPLAILGRTTDRQQTLRKIAQHIDTLPDQRTQRHVSAATAVLAGLVLEKAVIQQILREEIVKESVIYTRYFEPGPPTGPPTGPPTGDRLGATPTGTSLREVSPWGRSPFAIARDRASGSLGRRVTRLYPARRPPDLVRSKYLTRLQETP, from the coding sequence ATGTATGACAACGTTTGTAAATTTCTGGTTGAAACCTACAGTCAAGACTTTGCCCAGTGGCTGCTGGGAGAAGCGATCGGACTCACCCAACTTAGCCCCTCAGCACTGTCAGTGGAAGCGGTGCGGGCTGATGCCTTGATCTTGCTAAGTGCCGAGGAACTGGTCTTGCACTTGGAGTTCCAGACTCAACCAAACCCCAACATTCCTTATCGTATGGCTGAGTATCGCCTCCGGGGCTATCGCCATTTCCCAGACAAGCCCATGCGTCAAGTGGTGATTTACCTGAAATCAACCCGCTCCCATCTGGTGCAGCCAACCACGTTTGAAATTCCCGGCCTCCGCAGTGAATTTGAAGTCATCCGTCTTTGGGAATGTTCACCTGACGATCTCTGCCAGTTTGCCGGTCTATTGCCGCTAGCGATCTTAGGCAGGACAACGGATCGGCAGCAAACCCTGCGGAAAATCGCCCAACACATTGATACCCTACCGGATCAACGCACTCAGCGCCATGTCAGCGCCGCCACCGCAGTATTAGCTGGCTTAGTATTAGAAAAAGCCGTGATTCAGCAAATTTTACGGGAGGAGATTGTGAAGGAGTCTGTTATCTATACAAGATATTTTGAGCCAGGGCCTCCAACAGGGCCTCCAACAGGGCCTCCAACGGGAGATCGGCTTGGTGCAACGCCAACTGGAACGTCGCTTCGGGAAGTTAGCCCCTGGGGTAGAAGCCCGTTTGCGATCGCTCGCGATCGAGCAAGTGGAAGCCTTGGGAGAAGGGTTACTCGACTTTACCCAGCCAGAAGACCTCCTGACCTGGTTAGATCAAAATACTTAACCCGTTTACAGGAGACACCCTGA